A single window of Pyxidicoccus xibeiensis DNA harbors:
- a CDS encoding crotonase/enoyl-CoA hydratase family protein: protein MSVRIAKNGPVTTVTLHRPEVRNAVDGPTAQELSAAFRAFDADPDSRVGVLYGAGGTFCSGADLKAVAEGRLPRLAVEGDGPMGPSRMVLGKPVIAAISGHAVAGGLELALWCDLRVAEEDAVLGVFCRRWGVPLIDGGTVRLPRLIGLSRAMDLILTGRPVHAQEALAMGLVNRVVPKGQALEAAEALAREVAAFPQACMNADRASAYLQAGLGIEEALRQEFERGVQVVQTESIGGATRFAMGAGRHGKFE, encoded by the coding sequence ATGAGCGTGCGCATCGCGAAGAACGGCCCCGTCACCACCGTCACCCTCCACCGTCCCGAGGTGCGTAACGCCGTGGACGGCCCCACCGCGCAGGAGCTGTCGGCCGCCTTCCGCGCCTTCGACGCGGACCCCGACTCGCGCGTGGGCGTGCTGTACGGCGCGGGCGGCACCTTCTGCTCGGGCGCGGACCTCAAGGCCGTTGCCGAGGGGCGGCTGCCCCGGCTCGCCGTGGAGGGGGACGGCCCCATGGGCCCCTCGCGCATGGTGCTGGGCAAGCCCGTCATCGCCGCCATCTCCGGGCACGCGGTGGCCGGCGGGCTGGAGCTGGCGCTGTGGTGTGACTTGCGCGTGGCCGAGGAGGACGCCGTGCTGGGCGTCTTCTGCCGGCGCTGGGGCGTGCCGCTCATCGACGGTGGGACGGTGCGGCTGCCCAGGCTCATCGGCCTGTCGCGCGCCATGGACCTCATCCTCACCGGACGGCCCGTGCACGCGCAGGAGGCGCTGGCCATGGGCCTGGTCAACCGCGTGGTGCCGAAGGGGCAGGCCCTGGAAGCAGCCGAGGCCCTGGCCCGTGAAGTCGCCGCCTTCCCCCAGGCCTGCATGAACGCGGACCGGGCCTCGGCCTACCTGCAGGCCGGCCTGGGAATCGAGGAAGCACTGCGTCAGGAGTTCGAGCGGGGCGTCCAGGTGGTGCAGACGGAGTCCATCGGCGGCGCCACCCGCTTCGCCATGGGAGCGGGCCGGCACGGGAAGTTCGAGTAG
- a CDS encoding cystathionine gamma-synthase: MRFDTLAIHAGQEPDPTTGAIMTPVYLTSTYVQDGPGEHKGYEYSRTQNPTRKALQDCLAALEGAKYGAAFASGLAGTDMLMHMLDAGDHVVVSDDVYGGTFRLFDKVFKRSGLNFSFVDLSKPESFEAAITPKTKMVWVESPTNPMLKLIDLARIAEVAKKRNILSVADNTFMTPYFQRPLDLGFDVVAHSTTKYLNGHSDVVGGFVCTSRDDVAERMYFLQNAVGGVSGAFDSFLVLRGVKTLHVRMDRHAQNAMKVSQFLATHPKVKKVTYPGLETHPQHQLARQQMKGFGGMLTFDIHGGLEAARTFLKTVKVFACAESLGGVESLIEHPAIMTHASVPKETREKLGIADGFIRLSVGIEDAQDLIDDLAQALDTVKK, encoded by the coding sequence ATGCGCTTCGACACGCTTGCCATTCATGCCGGCCAGGAGCCGGACCCCACGACGGGCGCCATCATGACCCCCGTCTACCTGACCTCCACCTACGTCCAGGACGGCCCCGGGGAGCACAAGGGCTACGAGTACAGCCGGACGCAGAACCCCACCCGCAAGGCGCTCCAGGACTGCCTGGCCGCGCTCGAGGGGGCGAAGTACGGCGCTGCCTTCGCGTCCGGTCTGGCGGGCACGGACATGCTGATGCACATGCTGGACGCCGGCGACCACGTCGTCGTCTCGGATGACGTGTACGGCGGCACCTTCCGCCTCTTCGACAAGGTCTTCAAGCGCTCCGGCCTCAACTTCTCCTTCGTCGACCTGTCGAAGCCGGAGAGCTTCGAGGCGGCGATTACGCCGAAGACGAAGATGGTGTGGGTGGAGTCGCCCACCAACCCGATGCTCAAGCTCATCGACCTGGCGCGCATCGCCGAGGTCGCCAAGAAGCGCAACATCCTCTCCGTCGCCGACAACACCTTCATGACGCCGTACTTCCAGCGCCCGCTGGACCTCGGCTTCGACGTGGTGGCGCACTCCACCACCAAGTACCTCAACGGCCACAGCGACGTGGTGGGCGGCTTCGTCTGCACCAGCCGCGATGACGTCGCCGAGCGGATGTACTTCCTCCAGAACGCGGTGGGCGGCGTGTCCGGCGCCTTCGACAGCTTCCTCGTGCTGCGCGGCGTGAAGACGCTCCACGTCCGCATGGACCGCCACGCGCAGAACGCGATGAAGGTGTCGCAGTTCCTCGCCACCCACCCGAAGGTGAAGAAGGTCACCTACCCGGGCCTGGAGACGCACCCGCAGCACCAGCTCGCGCGCCAGCAGATGAAGGGCTTCGGCGGCATGCTGACCTTCGACATCCACGGCGGCCTGGAGGCCGCGCGCACCTTCCTCAAGACGGTGAAGGTGTTCGCCTGCGCCGAGTCGCTCGGTGGCGTGGAGTCGCTCATCGAGCACCCGGCCATCATGACCCACGCCTCCGTGCCGAAGGAGACGCGCGAGAAGCTCGGCATCGCCGACGGCTTCATCCGCCTGTCCGTGGGCATCGAGGACGCGCAGGACCTCATCGACGACCTCGCGCAGGCGCTCGACACGGTGAAGAAGTAG
- a CDS encoding epoxide hydrolase family protein, whose amino-acid sequence MNPSLDETKTLRPFRIDIPQADLDDLRGRLARTRWPDEVPGLGWSHGPPLGYLKELVEYWRTAYDWRAQEARLNAHPQFTTTIDGQDVHFLHVRSPEPHAVPLLITHGWPSSPAEYLDVIGPLTNPRAHGASSADAFHLVIPSLPGFGLSGPTRELGWGATRIARAWAELMRRLGYERYGAQGGDWGTWISRELSLVAPRQVIGLHTNGMITFPSGDPAELEGLSDVEQQRLGFMGHYMKELYGYKLIQSSRPQALGYSLADSPVGQLAWFVGVFKEWTDCAHGPDEAMGRDGILTQVMLYWLTNTANSAARSFVETPDTHEEEGAKEGVVTAPVPTGVAVFPKDILRPIRRFGERINPNLVHWAEYERGGTFAATEVPDLFIGDVRTFFRRFR is encoded by the coding sequence CCGACCTGGACGACCTGCGGGGCCGCCTCGCGAGGACGCGCTGGCCGGACGAGGTGCCCGGCCTCGGCTGGTCCCATGGCCCGCCGCTCGGCTACCTGAAGGAGCTGGTCGAGTACTGGCGCACGGCCTACGACTGGCGCGCGCAGGAGGCGCGGCTCAACGCGCATCCGCAGTTCACCACGACGATTGACGGGCAGGACGTCCACTTCCTCCACGTGCGCTCGCCCGAGCCGCACGCGGTGCCGCTGCTCATCACCCACGGCTGGCCCAGCTCCCCGGCGGAGTACCTGGACGTCATCGGGCCGCTCACGAATCCGCGCGCGCATGGAGCCAGCTCCGCGGACGCGTTCCACCTGGTGATTCCGTCCCTGCCGGGGTTCGGCCTGTCCGGACCCACGCGGGAGCTGGGCTGGGGTGCGACGCGCATCGCCCGGGCCTGGGCGGAGCTGATGCGCCGGCTCGGCTACGAGCGGTATGGCGCGCAGGGCGGCGACTGGGGCACGTGGATTTCGCGCGAGCTCAGCCTGGTGGCGCCCAGGCAGGTCATCGGCCTGCACACCAACGGGATGATTACGTTTCCGTCCGGTGACCCCGCGGAGCTGGAGGGACTGAGCGACGTGGAGCAGCAGCGGCTGGGCTTCATGGGCCACTACATGAAGGAGCTGTACGGCTACAAGCTCATCCAGTCCTCGCGGCCGCAGGCGCTGGGCTATTCGCTGGCGGACTCGCCGGTGGGGCAGCTCGCGTGGTTCGTCGGCGTGTTCAAGGAGTGGACCGACTGCGCGCACGGGCCGGACGAAGCAATGGGGAGGGACGGCATCCTCACGCAGGTGATGCTGTACTGGCTGACGAACACGGCGAACTCGGCGGCGCGCTCCTTCGTGGAGACGCCGGACACGCACGAGGAGGAGGGCGCGAAGGAGGGCGTGGTGACGGCCCCGGTGCCCACCGGCGTGGCGGTGTTCCCCAAGGACATCCTCCGGCCCATCCGCCGGTTCGGCGAGCGCATCAACCCGAACCTTGTGCACTGGGCGGAGTACGAGCGCGGCGGCACCTTCGCCGCCACGGAGGTGCCGGACCTCTTCATCGGCGACGTGCGCACCTTCTTCCGCCGGTTCCGCTGA
- a CDS encoding cupin domain-containing protein: protein MPLLNLLSEAAALPQAWRSRVLGHVGQANVKVLRMDALPVEEERHPYDEALLVLEGLMELTVSGTPVTVRPGELYLVEAHAPHTVRAGSQGTLLIVDL, encoded by the coding sequence ATGCCCCTGTTGAACCTGCTGTCGGAAGCCGCCGCGCTGCCCCAGGCGTGGCGCTCGCGCGTGCTGGGCCATGTCGGTCAGGCGAACGTGAAGGTGCTGCGCATGGACGCGCTGCCCGTTGAAGAGGAGCGCCATCCGTACGACGAGGCCCTGCTGGTGCTGGAGGGCTTGATGGAGCTGACCGTCTCCGGCACCCCCGTCACCGTGCGCCCGGGCGAGCTGTACCTCGTGGAGGCCCACGCCCCGCACACCGTGCGGGCGGGCAGCCAGGGAACACTGCTCATCGTCGACCTGTAG
- a CDS encoding metallophosphoesterase yields the protein MRNRFLPSSFLLGALLAAAAGCDAPPTPLDQDFPVDLPAPDFRGAAAALTAPGCRILTTASVTASGDDGAGSVAANSQDDNLDTRWSGPGKGAWLNMDLGSSQSIAGTTVVWHRANERQNHFVISTSVDGTTFTQAYAATSALNTAAQTYAFSARQARYVRITVNGNTVNDWASITESRACGEQTTTPPPTVPTSDSGPVLPRLPYLQSVSGTSAIVAFRSGVSCTPFVRFGEGTTLSRTATATVAGWRHAVKLDGLLPGRTYGYSVEACGSVTGLRSFRTASVPGTPRVRFTTMGDFGTGGSSQKAVMAMMNRPEWRGEFLVALGDNAYSSGTEQEFQDRMFTPMASLLREVPVFPSLGNHEYVTDQGQPYLDNFYLPTNNPAKTERYYSFDWGNVHFVALDSNCAIGLATADRCTTVAQKAWLEQDLAATTQPWKVVFFHHPPWSSGEHGSQLSMRRNYGPILEKYNVDLVLTGHDHNYERSKPMKGDAVAPAGTRGIPYVVVGSGGATLRAFPASQPSWTAFRDNTVYGFMDVVVDGGTLTAKLISSTGAVRDTLTLTKTLATAATTASTSALKAQAMETAPGPVDDPTRAPEGLLRSTTLPPADRLEDVADHDEPAKQ from the coding sequence ATGCGCAACCGCTTCCTCCCTTCTTCGTTTCTGTTGGGTGCGCTGCTCGCCGCCGCTGCTGGCTGCGATGCGCCACCCACCCCTCTCGACCAGGACTTTCCCGTCGACCTGCCCGCGCCCGATTTCCGTGGCGCCGCGGCCGCGCTGACGGCCCCCGGCTGCCGCATCCTCACCACCGCGTCCGTCACGGCCAGCGGTGATGACGGTGCCGGCAGCGTCGCCGCCAACTCCCAGGACGACAACCTGGACACCCGCTGGAGCGGACCCGGCAAGGGCGCCTGGCTCAACATGGACCTGGGCTCGTCCCAGTCGATTGCCGGCACCACCGTGGTGTGGCACCGCGCCAACGAGCGGCAGAACCACTTCGTCATCTCCACCTCGGTGGATGGCACCACCTTCACCCAGGCGTACGCGGCGACGAGCGCCCTGAACACGGCGGCGCAGACGTACGCCTTCAGCGCGCGGCAGGCCCGCTACGTGCGCATCACCGTCAACGGCAACACGGTGAATGACTGGGCCTCCATCACCGAGTCGCGGGCCTGCGGTGAGCAGACCACGACGCCTCCGCCCACGGTGCCCACGTCGGACTCGGGGCCGGTGCTGCCCCGCCTGCCGTACCTCCAGAGCGTGAGCGGCACGAGCGCCATCGTCGCCTTCCGCTCGGGCGTGTCCTGCACGCCCTTCGTGCGCTTCGGCGAGGGCACCACCCTGTCGCGCACCGCCACCGCCACCGTCGCGGGCTGGCGGCACGCGGTGAAGCTGGACGGCCTGCTGCCGGGCCGCACGTACGGCTACAGCGTGGAGGCGTGCGGCTCCGTCACCGGCCTGCGCAGCTTCCGCACCGCGTCCGTGCCGGGCACGCCGCGCGTGCGCTTCACCACCATGGGTGACTTCGGCACCGGCGGCTCCTCGCAGAAGGCCGTCATGGCGATGATGAACAGGCCGGAGTGGCGCGGCGAGTTCCTGGTGGCGCTGGGGGACAACGCCTACTCCTCCGGCACCGAGCAGGAGTTCCAGGACCGCATGTTCACCCCCATGGCGAGCCTGCTGCGCGAGGTGCCGGTGTTCCCCTCGCTGGGCAACCACGAGTACGTGACGGACCAGGGGCAGCCGTACCTGGACAACTTCTACCTGCCCACCAACAACCCCGCGAAGACCGAGCGCTACTACTCGTTCGACTGGGGCAACGTGCACTTCGTGGCACTCGACTCCAACTGCGCCATCGGCCTGGCCACCGCCGACCGCTGCACCACGGTGGCGCAGAAGGCGTGGCTGGAGCAGGACTTGGCGGCCACCACCCAGCCCTGGAAGGTCGTCTTCTTCCACCATCCGCCCTGGTCCAGCGGCGAGCACGGCTCGCAGCTCTCCATGCGGCGCAACTACGGCCCCATCCTCGAGAAGTACAACGTGGACCTCGTGCTCACCGGGCATGACCACAACTACGAGCGCAGCAAGCCCATGAAGGGCGACGCCGTGGCCCCCGCCGGCACGCGTGGCATTCCCTACGTGGTGGTGGGCAGCGGCGGCGCCACGCTGCGCGCCTTCCCGGCCTCGCAGCCCTCGTGGACGGCCTTCCGCGACAACACCGTGTACGGCTTCATGGACGTGGTGGTGGACGGCGGCACGCTGACCGCGAAGCTCATCTCCTCCACCGGCGCGGTGCGTGACACGCTCACGCTGACCAAGACGCTGGCGACGGCGGCCACCACGGCGTCGACGTCGGCCCTGAAGGCCCAGGCGATGGAGACCGCGCCCGGCCCCGTGGACGACCCGACGCGGGCCCCCGAGGGGCTGCTGCGCTCGACGACGCTGCCTCCCGCGGACCGCCTGGAGGACGTGGCGGACCATGACGAGCCCGCGAAGCAGTAG